A window of Mytilus edulis chromosome 10, xbMytEdul2.2, whole genome shotgun sequence contains these coding sequences:
- the LOC139492795 gene encoding N66 matrix protein-like — MKLAISLLSLLSAVYTSCGYALHDGHHGGGNKVAIGHGSSGYGSHWNHRVNSGNHAEGGYVKYGSKYGEHSGGHGGNHGGGGNGYGEYGTDHGDNHGGNHGGNHPYDHGGNHPNDHGGNHGGNHPYDHGGNHGTDHGDNHGGNHGGNHPNDHGGYHGENHGGNHPNDHGDNHGGNHGGNHGGNHPNDHGDNHGGNHGGNHGGNHPNDHGGNHGTEHGGHC, encoded by the coding sequence ATGAAGCTCGCCATTTCTCTTCTTTCCCTTTTGTCAGCCGTGTACACAAGTTGTGGATACGCTCTGCATGATGGACATCATGGTGGTGGCAATAAGGTTGCGATAGGTCATGGTAGCAGCGGATATGGTTCGCATTGGAATCACAGAGTGAATAGTGGTAATCATGCTGAAGGGGGTTACGTTAAATATGGTAGCAAATACGGCGAACATAGTGGCGGTCATGGTGGCAATCATGGTGGTGGAGGTAACGGATATGGTGAGTATGGTACTGATCATGGTGATAATCATGGTGGTAATCATGGTGGAAATCATCCTTATGATCATGGTGGAAATCATCCTAATGATCATGGTGGCAATCATGGTGGAAATCATCCTTATGATCATGGTGGCAATCATGGTACTGATCATGGTGATAATCATGGTGGAAATCATGGTGGAAATCATCCTAATGATCATGGTGGTTATCATGGTGAAAATCATGGTGGAAATCATCCTAATGATCATGGTGATAATCATGGTGGTAATCATGGTGGAAATCATGGTGGAAATCATCCTAATGATCATGGTGATAATCATGGTGGTAATCATGGTGGAAATCATGGTGGAAATCATCCTAATGATCATGGTGGCAATCATGGTACTGAACATGGTGGGCATTGTTGA